One stretch of Sinomonas terrae DNA includes these proteins:
- a CDS encoding nucleotidyltransferase family protein: protein MAFSNTPLAGVLLAAGAGRRFGGPKALAATPDAGGWLERGVRLLLDAGCDPVVVVLGAEAERARTLLPASEPRVVPVIADDWAEGIGASLRAALAALEGTRLPVAALVTLVDLPRLAPEALERVAGGDVVPSSLRRAVYEGIPGHPVLIGRDHWHDLRQGLKGDVGAGPYLRAHRAEPIECSGLGGDDDVDAPAGVRDGF, encoded by the coding sequence ATGGCATTCTCGAACACTCCCTTGGCCGGAGTGCTGCTTGCCGCGGGCGCCGGACGGCGCTTCGGCGGCCCGAAGGCGCTCGCAGCGACCCCCGACGCCGGGGGCTGGCTCGAGCGCGGCGTGCGGCTCCTGCTCGACGCGGGCTGTGATCCCGTGGTCGTAGTCCTGGGCGCCGAGGCCGAGAGGGCACGAACCCTCCTCCCGGCCTCTGAACCGCGCGTCGTGCCCGTCATCGCCGACGATTGGGCCGAGGGCATCGGCGCGTCGCTTCGGGCCGCTCTCGCCGCCCTCGAGGGCACCAGGCTCCCTGTCGCCGCTCTCGTCACCCTCGTCGACCTCCCCCGCCTCGCACCAGAGGCCCTCGAGCGCGTGGCGGGGGGCGATGTCGTCCCTTCCTCGCTACGGCGCGCAGTCTACGAGGGGATCCCCGGGCACCCCGTGCTGATCGGGCGCGACCACTGGCACGACCTGCGGCAAGGGCTCAAGGGCGATGTCGGCGCGGGCCCCTACTTGCGGGCGCACCGCGCCGAGCCCATCGAGTGCTCCGGGCTGGGCGGGGACGACGACGTCGACGCGCCGGCCGGGGTCCGGGACGGCTTCTAG
- a CDS encoding response regulator, whose protein sequence is MSELRVLVVEDEPIAADAHAAYIGRIQGFTHVGTAHDGASALRLAGELAAAGRPVDLVLLDMNLPDLHGLDVARRLRAAGHHPDILAITAVRELPVVRRAISAGVVQYLIKPFTYAAFAERLEHYREFRESLSHSEGTTSQDAVDQALAALRTPVGTPLPKGLSPDTLDAIRAFVRTRGAAVSANEVMEAVGVSRVTARRYLEHLADAGVLTRSARYGTPGRPEKEYRWASL, encoded by the coding sequence ATGAGCGAACTCCGCGTCCTCGTCGTCGAGGACGAGCCGATCGCCGCGGATGCCCACGCCGCCTACATCGGGCGCATCCAGGGTTTCACTCACGTCGGCACAGCCCACGACGGCGCCTCCGCCCTTCGGCTCGCTGGCGAGCTCGCCGCAGCAGGGCGCCCCGTAGACCTCGTGCTGCTCGACATGAACCTGCCCGACCTCCACGGGCTCGACGTCGCGCGGCGGCTGCGAGCGGCAGGCCACCACCCGGACATCCTGGCGATCACTGCCGTCCGAGAGCTTCCCGTGGTGCGTCGCGCGATCTCGGCCGGCGTCGTGCAGTACCTCATCAAGCCGTTCACGTATGCCGCGTTCGCCGAGCGGCTCGAACACTACCGGGAGTTCCGCGAGTCCCTCTCCCACTCGGAGGGCACGACGTCTCAGGACGCGGTGGACCAGGCACTCGCCGCGCTGCGGACCCCCGTGGGAACACCGCTTCCGAAGGGCCTCTCCCCCGACACCCTCGACGCGATCCGCGCTTTCGTCCGGACCCGGGGCGCCGCCGTCTCGGCGAACGAGGTCATGGAGGCCGTCGGAGTCTCCCGAGTCACGGCACGTCGCTACCTCGAGCACCTCGCGGATGCGGGCGTTCTCACACGTTCGGCCCGTTACGGCACCCCCGGGCGGCCCGAGAAGGAGTACCGGTGGGCCAGCCTCTAG
- a CDS encoding ParA family protein, translated as MSTEQSSATLDGITEDLTDVVLGPTGRPEREYSVPAPLESHGPARIIAMVNQKGGVGKTTSAINLAAALAEYGRRVLIVDFDPQGAASAGLGTNPHELDLTVYNVMMDRHVDIRDAIRKTEIENLDLLPANIDLSAAEVQLVTEVAREQVLASALRKVENDYDLVLIDCQPSLGLLTVNALSAAHGVIIPLICEFFALRAVALLVETIEKVQDRLNPRLVVDGVLATMYDSRTLHSREVLARLIEAFGDKVFDSVIKRTIKFADATVAAEPITRYATNHPGAESYRRLARELVARGGAP; from the coding sequence GTGAGCACAGAGCAGAGCTCGGCGACTCTGGACGGCATCACCGAAGACCTCACCGACGTCGTACTCGGCCCTACGGGCCGTCCCGAACGCGAGTATTCCGTGCCCGCTCCGCTCGAGTCCCACGGGCCCGCGCGGATCATCGCCATGGTCAACCAGAAGGGCGGCGTCGGCAAGACGACGTCGGCCATCAACCTCGCTGCGGCGCTCGCGGAGTACGGCCGGCGGGTCCTGATCGTCGACTTCGATCCACAGGGCGCGGCGTCGGCAGGTCTCGGGACGAACCCGCATGAGCTTGACCTCACCGTCTACAACGTCATGATGGACCGGCACGTCGACATCCGCGACGCGATCCGCAAGACAGAGATCGAGAACCTCGACCTCCTGCCCGCGAACATCGACCTGTCCGCGGCAGAGGTCCAGCTCGTCACCGAGGTGGCGCGCGAACAGGTCCTCGCGAGCGCGCTCCGGAAGGTCGAGAACGATTACGATCTCGTCCTCATCGACTGCCAGCCTTCCCTCGGCCTGCTGACGGTCAACGCGCTCTCGGCCGCGCACGGTGTCATCATCCCGCTCATCTGCGAGTTCTTCGCGCTGCGCGCCGTCGCCCTCCTGGTCGAGACGATCGAGAAGGTCCAGGACCGCCTCAACCCGCGGCTCGTCGTCGACGGCGTCCTTGCCACCATGTACGACTCGCGGACGCTCCACAGCCGCGAAGTGCTCGCACGGCTCATCGAGGCTTTCGGCGACAAGGTCTTCGACTCCGTCATCAAGCGCACCATCAAGTTCGCCGACGCCACCGTCGCCGCCGAACCCATCACCCGCTACGCGACGAACCATCCGGGTGCCGAGTCCTACCGACGGCTCGCGCGTGAGCTCGTGGCCCGTGGTGGAGCACCCTAG
- a CDS encoding class I adenylate-forming enzyme family protein, which translates to MAYDAGRFRNYFEHEFTYEAGFRRNVRRYRDRPAFFDPVTGVQLNYGELAAEVDKTALALAERGVGRGDRVLYQLFNGLEFALLYLATQRLGAVGVPINFRLAPGEIAHILRDSEPVVFVFDHEVSASVGRALKQVDAAPLLLVVGRSEDDVADLAEAEDFAHAREAAHGELPEYDSSTTVYDETTRLYTSGTTGMPKGVSLPSLVEVMSAHDVIMHFPLTPYDRTLNMTPWFHRGGLYSGGPNPVFYVGGSVVPMRAFNPGTALDWVAEHGITFLIGAPTTLEMLADEQERNPRDLGPLRGIVTMGAPLDKAAALRYQRTLTPRIFNGYGTTETFWNTFLRPEDLPEHAGTAGRASTDDDVAVVRIFPDRRGRPDEHVAHDNTEQGEVIMRSAKSGFSYANLPSINEEKFYDGWFYTGDLAVWDESEFVTILGRKDDMIISGGENVHPVQVEEVLAAHSGVKDAVVVGLADERWGQKVVAYVVRRDEELTAGQLEEWCVGDDGLANYKRPRAYRFIDELPMTATGKKIHYVLAEQAEEDQARGLFEEPDRA; encoded by the coding sequence ATGGCATACGACGCCGGTCGCTTCAGGAATTACTTCGAGCACGAGTTCACGTACGAGGCTGGCTTCCGCCGCAACGTGCGTCGGTACCGGGACCGTCCGGCGTTCTTCGACCCGGTCACGGGCGTCCAGCTCAACTACGGCGAGCTCGCGGCCGAAGTGGACAAGACGGCGCTCGCGCTCGCCGAGCGCGGCGTCGGCCGTGGCGACCGCGTGCTCTACCAGCTGTTCAACGGGCTAGAGTTCGCGCTCCTCTACCTCGCAACCCAGCGGCTCGGCGCCGTCGGCGTGCCCATCAACTTCCGGCTGGCCCCCGGCGAGATTGCACACATCCTCCGCGACAGCGAGCCTGTCGTCTTCGTGTTCGACCATGAGGTGTCGGCGAGTGTGGGACGTGCCCTCAAGCAGGTCGACGCCGCTCCGCTGCTCCTCGTCGTCGGGCGCTCTGAGGACGACGTCGCTGACCTCGCGGAGGCGGAGGACTTCGCCCACGCGCGCGAGGCGGCGCACGGCGAGCTCCCTGAATACGATTCCTCGACGACGGTCTACGACGAGACGACCCGGCTCTACACCTCCGGGACCACAGGGATGCCCAAGGGCGTTTCGCTTCCCTCGCTCGTAGAGGTCATGTCGGCCCACGACGTGATCATGCACTTCCCGCTCACGCCCTACGACCGCACCCTCAACATGACGCCCTGGTTCCACCGTGGCGGCCTCTACTCGGGAGGCCCGAACCCGGTCTTCTACGTCGGCGGCAGCGTGGTACCCATGCGGGCCTTCAACCCGGGAACGGCCCTCGACTGGGTCGCCGAGCACGGGATCACGTTCCTCATCGGCGCCCCCACGACCCTCGAGATGCTTGCCGATGAGCAGGAGCGGAACCCGCGCGACCTCGGGCCGCTCCGGGGGATCGTGACGATGGGCGCCCCGCTCGACAAGGCCGCCGCCCTGCGGTACCAGCGCACTCTCACGCCGCGGATCTTCAACGGGTACGGCACCACCGAGACGTTCTGGAACACCTTCCTCCGCCCGGAGGATCTGCCCGAGCATGCCGGCACGGCGGGGAGGGCATCGACGGACGACGACGTCGCCGTCGTCCGCATTTTCCCCGACCGTCGCGGACGCCCCGACGAGCATGTCGCGCACGACAACACGGAGCAGGGCGAAGTCATCATGCGCTCGGCAAAGTCCGGTTTCAGCTACGCCAACCTTCCGAGCATCAATGAGGAGAAGTTCTACGACGGCTGGTTCTACACAGGCGACCTGGCGGTGTGGGACGAGAGCGAGTTCGTGACGATCCTCGGCCGCAAGGACGACATGATCATCTCGGGCGGCGAGAACGTGCACCCCGTCCAAGTCGAGGAGGTCCTCGCCGCGCACTCCGGGGTCAAGGACGCGGTCGTGGTGGGGCTTGCCGACGAGCGGTGGGGTCAGAAAGTCGTCGCGTACGTCGTGCGGAGGGACGAGGAACTCACGGCTGGCCAGCTCGAGGAGTGGTGCGTCGGCGACGACGGGCTCGCGAACTACAAGCGCCCGCGTGCGTACCGCTTCATCGACGAGCTGCCGATGACCGCGACGGGCAAGAAGATCCACTACGTGCTTGCCGAGCAGGCCGAAGAGGATCAGGCTCGCGGGCTGTTCGAGGAGCCGGATCGGGCCTAG
- a CDS encoding sensor histidine kinase, translating into MSLARRLFLLLVVAVVLFTAFAGTAFYLDARDQLHQAAGNRTLAVAEAIADSPVVANAALDAQRTNPTPVLQPYAEQVISDAKLDFITIMAPDGTRWTHPNPSEIGGKYIGSTSEALAGRPFTETYTGTLGPSVRTIVPIKAPGSDRVVGMVAAGVTVTNLDVTLASRLPALLGIAVVVLLLGSLGAAILERRLSAATHGYGLEQLSQLFAYYESVLHSVREGVVMVDPRGRLVIRNDQASELLGLPPTAAAGPSPSLAPLLADVDLPESLRELLASGRTARDEIHLTKDRVLVVNQEPALAPDGRRTRRLGSVATLRDQTEIETLGSELATMRTLSDALRSQTHEHANRLHTIVSLLELGRTDQALEFATEDLSLSQSLANELVVSVQESVQEPVLAALVMGKAAQAHERGVRLDAEATGSLAEVGLEPQHLVTIVGNLLDNAIDAAAAAEPPRWVALELHEEAGGVLIEVSDSGSGVPASERERILHFGYSTKPHGAEGRGLGLALVRRSAEALGGTLAVEGTSGAVFTVSIPARKGRKE; encoded by the coding sequence TTGAGCCTCGCACGGAGGCTGTTCCTCCTGCTCGTAGTCGCCGTCGTCCTCTTCACGGCCTTCGCCGGCACGGCGTTCTACCTCGACGCCCGCGACCAGCTACACCAAGCCGCCGGGAACAGGACCCTCGCTGTCGCCGAGGCGATCGCCGACAGCCCCGTGGTCGCCAATGCCGCGCTCGACGCGCAGCGCACGAATCCCACTCCCGTCCTCCAGCCGTATGCGGAACAGGTCATCTCCGATGCCAAGCTGGACTTCATCACGATCATGGCCCCGGATGGGACGCGCTGGACCCATCCCAATCCTTCGGAGATCGGCGGCAAGTACATCGGCTCGACTTCCGAGGCGCTCGCTGGCCGCCCCTTCACGGAGACCTACACGGGGACGCTGGGGCCCTCCGTGAGGACGATCGTCCCGATCAAGGCCCCGGGCTCGGACCGCGTCGTCGGGATGGTCGCCGCCGGCGTGACCGTCACGAACCTTGACGTCACGCTCGCGTCGCGGCTCCCGGCCCTCCTGGGGATCGCCGTCGTCGTCCTCCTCCTCGGCTCGCTTGGGGCCGCCATCCTCGAGCGCCGCCTCTCTGCCGCCACCCACGGCTATGGGCTCGAGCAGCTGAGCCAGCTCTTCGCGTACTACGAATCGGTGCTGCATTCGGTGCGGGAGGGCGTCGTCATGGTTGATCCCCGCGGACGGCTCGTGATCCGCAACGATCAGGCCTCCGAGCTGCTCGGCCTCCCGCCGACCGCCGCGGCGGGCCCTTCTCCCAGCCTCGCTCCCCTGCTCGCCGACGTCGACCTCCCCGAGAGCCTCCGCGAGCTCCTCGCGAGCGGACGGACGGCGCGAGACGAGATCCATCTCACGAAGGACCGCGTGCTCGTGGTCAATCAAGAGCCCGCCCTGGCTCCGGACGGGCGGCGGACCCGAAGGCTCGGCTCCGTCGCGACTCTGCGCGATCAGACGGAGATCGAGACGCTCGGCTCGGAGCTCGCGACCATGCGCACGCTCTCCGATGCGCTCCGCAGCCAGACCCATGAGCACGCGAACCGCCTCCACACGATCGTCTCGCTCCTAGAGCTTGGCCGTACGGATCAAGCCCTCGAGTTCGCGACCGAGGACCTCTCGCTGAGCCAGTCCCTTGCCAACGAGCTCGTCGTCTCCGTGCAGGAGTCCGTCCAGGAACCGGTCCTCGCGGCGCTCGTCATGGGCAAGGCTGCGCAGGCCCACGAGCGCGGCGTGCGCCTCGACGCCGAGGCGACGGGAAGCCTCGCTGAAGTCGGCCTCGAGCCCCAGCACCTCGTTACCATCGTGGGCAACCTGCTGGACAATGCGATCGACGCCGCCGCGGCGGCTGAGCCTCCCCGTTGGGTTGCGCTCGAGCTCCACGAGGAAGCAGGGGGCGTACTCATCGAGGTTTCGGACTCCGGGTCCGGAGTGCCTGCCAGCGAGCGCGAGCGGATTCTGCACTTCGGCTATTCGACGAAGCCCCATGGGGCAGAGGGTCGCGGTCTGGGCCTCGCCCTGGTGCGCCGATCCGCCGAGGCATTGGGCGGTACCCTCGCCGTTGAGGGGACGAGCGGTGCGGTGTTCACCGTGTCGATCCCGGCGCGAAAGGGAAGGAAGGAATGA
- a CDS encoding cation:dicarboxylate symporter family transporter yields MATVPLAPAKQPVKKKADRTHWLYIAVIVAVVLGVVVGLMFPGKDGFAADMKPLGDAFVNLIKMMIAPVIFCTIVLGIGSIAKAATVGKVGGLALVYFMVMSTFALAVGLLVGNVIHPGSGLDLKDATYKAPAASGTSDFLLGIIPNTLVSALTSVQVLQTLFVALLVGFALQRMGKTGALLLEFIRQAQVLVFRILIMIMWVAPIGAFGAIAAVVGTTGWKAVVSLLTLMVAFYITCLLFVVVILGTLLRAVGGVNIFKLMKYLAREYLIIVSTSSSEAALPRLIAKMEHLGVSKPVVGVTVPTGYSFNLDGTAIYLTMASLFIATAMGQPMNIGEQVGLLVFMIIASKGAAGVSGAGLATLAGGLQSHAPQLVGGVSFIVGIDRFMSEARALTNFTGNAVATILMGVWTHEIDRPRVREVLSGRLPFDETTMLADGHGSPEDSAGSSDAGASPSAELPQPVRV; encoded by the coding sequence ATGGCAACCGTGCCCCTGGCACCGGCGAAGCAGCCGGTGAAGAAGAAGGCCGACCGCACCCACTGGCTCTACATCGCCGTCATCGTTGCGGTGGTGCTCGGCGTCGTCGTCGGTCTCATGTTTCCCGGCAAGGACGGGTTCGCGGCCGACATGAAGCCGCTCGGTGACGCGTTCGTCAACCTGATCAAGATGATGATCGCTCCGGTGATCTTCTGCACGATCGTGCTCGGCATCGGTTCGATCGCGAAGGCCGCGACCGTCGGCAAGGTCGGTGGCCTCGCGCTCGTCTACTTCATGGTGATGAGCACCTTCGCGCTCGCCGTCGGCCTCCTGGTCGGCAACGTCATCCACCCCGGATCCGGCCTCGACCTCAAGGACGCGACGTACAAGGCGCCCGCTGCCTCGGGGACGTCGGACTTCCTGCTCGGGATCATCCCGAACACGCTGGTCTCGGCGCTCACCTCCGTCCAGGTGCTCCAGACGCTCTTCGTAGCACTGCTCGTGGGCTTCGCGCTCCAGCGCATGGGCAAGACCGGAGCCCTGCTGCTCGAGTTCATCCGCCAGGCGCAGGTGCTCGTGTTCCGTATCCTCATCATGATCATGTGGGTCGCCCCCATCGGCGCCTTCGGCGCGATCGCCGCCGTCGTCGGCACGACGGGCTGGAAGGCCGTCGTGAGCCTTCTGACCCTCATGGTCGCGTTCTACATCACGTGCTTACTGTTCGTCGTCGTCATCCTCGGGACGCTCCTGCGCGCCGTCGGCGGCGTCAACATCTTCAAGCTCATGAAGTACCTGGCCCGCGAGTACCTCATCATCGTCTCGACGTCGTCCTCCGAGGCTGCGCTGCCGCGCCTCATCGCCAAGATGGAGCACCTGGGCGTATCGAAGCCCGTGGTCGGCGTGACCGTCCCGACCGGCTATTCGTTCAACCTGGACGGAACCGCGATCTACCTCACCATGGCCTCGCTCTTCATCGCGACGGCGATGGGCCAGCCGATGAACATCGGCGAGCAGGTCGGGCTTCTCGTCTTCATGATCATCGCGTCGAAGGGTGCGGCGGGCGTCAGCGGTGCCGGCCTCGCGACCCTCGCGGGCGGCCTCCAGTCGCACGCGCCGCAGCTCGTGGGCGGCGTCTCGTTCATCGTCGGTATCGACCGCTTCATGTCCGAGGCCCGCGCTCTGACGAACTTCACCGGAAACGCCGTCGCGACCATCCTCATGGGCGTCTGGACGCATGAGATCGACCGTCCCCGGGTCCGCGAAGTGCTCTCCGGACGCCTGCCGTTCGACGAGACCACCATGCTCGCCGACGGTCACGGCTCCCCTGAGGACTCGGCTGGGTCCAGCGACGCCGGCGCTTCGCCTAGCGCCGAGCTGCCCCAGCCTGTCCGCGTCTGA